In the genome of Hyphobacterium sp. CCMP332, one region contains:
- a CDS encoding OmpA family protein, whose product MKQIRISLIASILLTVLFSFRLSAQNLDIDKKYMSSNVKFAEKYMERGEPYEALKYYAKESEENPDNHYANFQLGNLYYELFDYKQSQRFYSYVVLRGGYRDFPLSKYWYGVTLKMNGEYVKAKEVLTEFINEFSPGNPKESIILDKAKLEFEGARIAMKEMKKKERNYEFEILNRPANSGADEYAPTIINDSSFIMTTDRKGVMQDIKDKENGIFYSDNYRVSFDTRNNRWVASKKMKLLSQINTYKSDGPGSFTADGNKYYYTSCANVEEGCEIFVSTKSRGGWSEGVKLNENINQPKSENKQPFVTPKGDTLFFVSERSDGVGMQDIWYSIRQGKGENWGKAINLGPNVNTPFIDMSPSYYPGENTLFFASDGRSGFGGMDMYMAKGENFEFVKDLGMPFNSSRNDFYMVLGEQRGFFASDRIEGGMGKTDVYTFIFPSKKEFIRLVASEYVNDFREYTALTKLKYGEGASNVAVNVDVKLVDEKGNVLKTTRSDSRGFARFENIPTDKNYRIVIDTEDPKLKVDMQYFVDDIEVVDNLSLVYKKDMPVAKLEMERKGSEFSYSDFKGFALLGKMKVENADDPAIGIPLVLLNDEGQVVKKIRTNTRGLMRFENLASDKNYRVEIDTEDPNYDPSMKVMFDDLQLKRYDEVAENVKFENIYFGFGSKEIDPESAKVLDKLATYYKQNPNIQVDISAYTDTVGNEEFNRKLSEERANAVLNYLRDKNIDEASLVLFPMGEDKAGASMPAGAADTDDKGNRYSRRVEFFIVQSPEDKSTRL is encoded by the coding sequence ATGAAACAGATCCGAATATCATTAATTGCTTCAATTCTTCTTACAGTACTTTTCTCTTTTAGACTTTCTGCACAAAATCTGGACATTGACAAAAAGTACATGTCGAGCAATGTAAAATTTGCAGAAAAATACATGGAAAGAGGAGAACCCTATGAAGCCTTAAAGTATTACGCCAAGGAATCTGAAGAAAACCCAGATAACCACTATGCCAATTTCCAATTGGGGAATTTGTATTATGAATTGTTTGATTACAAACAATCCCAAAGATTTTACAGCTATGTTGTACTTCGCGGTGGTTATAGGGATTTTCCCTTATCTAAATATTGGTATGGGGTCACATTGAAGATGAACGGTGAATACGTAAAAGCCAAGGAAGTGCTTACTGAATTCATCAATGAATTCTCCCCCGGGAATCCCAAAGAATCAATCATTCTCGACAAAGCCAAACTGGAATTTGAAGGAGCCAGGATAGCCATGAAGGAAATGAAAAAGAAAGAAAGAAATTATGAATTTGAGATTTTAAACAGACCGGCAAATAGCGGTGCAGATGAATATGCCCCTACAATAATTAACGATTCCTCATTTATTATGACCACTGATCGCAAAGGGGTAATGCAGGATATAAAAGATAAAGAGAATGGAATATTCTATTCAGATAATTACCGGGTGAGTTTTGATACCAGAAATAATCGATGGGTGGCAAGCAAGAAAATGAAATTGCTAAGCCAGATTAATACCTATAAAAGTGACGGTCCCGGTAGTTTTACAGCCGATGGCAATAAGTACTATTACACCAGTTGTGCGAATGTGGAAGAGGGTTGCGAAATCTTTGTTTCGACCAAAAGTAGAGGCGGATGGTCCGAAGGGGTAAAACTCAATGAAAATATCAATCAACCAAAATCGGAAAACAAACAACCATTTGTAACTCCAAAAGGGGATACGCTCTTTTTTGTTTCAGAGAGGTCCGATGGTGTTGGTATGCAGGACATTTGGTATAGCATAAGACAAGGAAAAGGTGAAAACTGGGGAAAAGCCATTAATCTGGGGCCAAATGTAAACACACCTTTTATCGATATGTCGCCATCTTATTATCCCGGAGAAAACACCTTATTTTTTGCCTCCGATGGAAGAAGTGGTTTTGGTGGTATGGATATGTATATGGCAAAAGGTGAAAACTTCGAATTTGTAAAAGATTTGGGAATGCCATTTAACTCCAGTAGAAATGATTTCTACATGGTTTTGGGTGAGCAAAGAGGTTTTTTCGCTTCTGACAGAATTGAAGGTGGCATGGGTAAAACCGATGTCTACACTTTTATTTTCCCTTCAAAAAAAGAATTTATAAGACTGGTTGCTTCTGAGTATGTGAATGACTTTAGAGAGTATACAGCGCTTACCAAACTAAAATATGGAGAAGGCGCAAGCAATGTAGCCGTAAATGTAGATGTTAAACTGGTCGACGAAAAAGGAAATGTTCTTAAAACGACCCGTTCCGATTCCCGCGGTTTTGCGCGTTTTGAAAATATTCCAACAGATAAAAATTACAGAATAGTAATTGATACAGAGGATCCAAAACTCAAAGTTGATATGCAGTATTTTGTTGATGATATTGAAGTAGTGGATAATTTGAGCCTTGTCTATAAGAAAGACATGCCGGTGGCAAAACTTGAAATGGAAAGAAAAGGATCTGAATTTTCATATTCTGACTTTAAGGGATTTGCATTATTGGGAAAAATGAAGGTTGAAAATGCCGATGATCCTGCGATTGGAATTCCACTGGTTTTATTGAACGACGAAGGTCAGGTTGTTAAGAAAATCCGAACAAACACCAGGGGTTTGATGCGATTTGAGAATCTGGCATCAGATAAAAACTATCGCGTGGAAATAGACACCGAAGACCCCAATTACGATCCTTCTATGAAAGTGATGTTCGATGACCTGCAATTGAAACGATATGATGAAGTGGCTGAAAATGTGAAATTCGAGAATATATATTTTGGCTTTGGTAGCAAGGAAATCGACCCCGAATCGGCAAAAGTCCTGGATAAATTGGCAACCTATTATAAGCAAAACCCCAATATACAGGTGGACATTAGTGCTTATACGGATACCGTTGGAAATGAGGAGTTTAATAGAAAATTATCTGAAGAAAGAGCCAATGCGGTGCTTAACTATCTCAGGGACAAAAATATAGATGAGGCCTCTCTGGTTTTATTTCCTATGGGAGAAGATAAAGCGGGTGCAAGTATGCCAGCAGGTGCAGCAGATACGGATGATAAGGGAAACAGATATAGCAGAAGAGTTGAATTTTTCATAGTGCAATCGCCGGAAGACAAATCCACCAGACTCTGA